The following DNA comes from Mycobacteroides immunogenum.
CCATGGCCGGCGAGCCATTCACCAGGACGCATTCGGGCGTCGGGATAGGTCAGCATCCAGATGTTGGCTGCCTTCACCTGTTCCGGCGCCAGCGGCTCGACTGCAGCGTCCCATCGGTCCACGGACGGCACGAAATTGTCGGCATCGCAATTGACGACGCTGCCGGGGGCCGACATCTCGATGATCCGCTCGAAGAGCACGTCCTGATCCGACCCCGCCAAGCCGGCGATGATGGCCGGCGAGATGAGCCATGCCGTGGGTTGGTCTGGATCAAACCCGGCAGCACACATGTCTTCACCCCAGGGGTGGGTCATCGACGCCGCGGGCACCTGTCGATGAGTCACCCGTGCAACGGCGCCGTGCTCCTTCAGAACGCCGCTGCCGAATTCGAGGGTATGGGGGTAGTCCACCTCGTAGACGGTGGTTCCGTCCGGCCAGTCCAGACGATAGACGCGGGTGTCCAATCCCGTCGCGAATAGGACGACCTGCCGGGCACCGGCCCGAATCTCGGTCAGCAGGAAGTCATCTCCGTATCGAGCCATCAGCCCGGCCGCACTGAGCAGCATGAACATCCGGCCGCCGTCCTCGGTCGCGGTATCGGGAAAGCCGGCGGCAAGAAGCGCGGTGCTGAGCGGTTCGTTCGCGGCGTTCACCAGTAGTGCCGACAGGGGATCATCGATCAGTGGGTGGCCGCGCCTGCTTTCCAGGGCGCGGAGGGCGGCGTAGAAGAGGTCGAACTGAAGCTTGTGCGACGGTGTGGACACCGTGCTCTTCTTCTGGCCGTCCAATGGATCACCGGCTTCCCCTGCTGCGCGGACCTGCTCGATGAATCTCAGGCTATCCACCGCGGGCAAACACCGCGGCGGGACGCGGAAAGCTATCGCGTGGCGGTGATGAAGTACGCGTCAGACCACAGCGATGTGACATCGCTGTGCTCGCTGGGTGCCGGCCGCCCATAAGCAGCGGCCTGCTCCAGCCGATTGGCGGTGTCGACGTGCCAACCGTGCTCGCGCAGCCACTCGATGGGGTCCTTGCGCTCATCGTCGTAGATGAGGGAGCCGATGCTGAGGTCCTTGATGAACTCCGGCTTCAGCTTGTTCACGGCGTCCTGCCATTGCCCGGCGGTGGCCAGCTGGCGGCGCCATTCGGTGGCGAGGAAGCTGCCGGGCGCGGAATGAGCGGTGATGTTCTCGAAGAGGGCGTCCTGCGCCGCCCCGGGAAGGTAGGCCAGCAGACCCTCTGCAAGCCAGGCCGTGGGCTTGGCGGCGTCGAAGCCCGCCGTTTGCAGGGCCGAGATCCAGTCGTCCCGAAGGTCGACGGCCACCTCCCGGCGATCGGCCAGTGGCGCTGCGTTCTCCGCCCGCAGCACGTGGTCCTTGAATTCGAGGACCTTCGGCTGATCGAGTTCGTAGACGACGGTGCCGTCCGGCCAAGGCAGCCGGTAGACCCGCGAGTCCAGGCCCGCGGCCAGGATCACTACCTGTCGGATGCCTGAATCCGTTGCAGCCGAGAAGAATTCATCAAAATACTTGGTGCGGACGGCGAGGTGGTTCACCAGGTAGACGGTCGCGGTGTCCCATTCGGATTCGGGTCTACCCGCGGCCAATGCCTCGGTGAGGCGGGGCTCACCCGAGGCCTCGACGAAGGCGCGGGCGTAATCGTCGCGGATGAGCGGTTCTGATCGGGTGGTCTCCAGCGCCCGGAACGACGACACCATCAGGGCCGTGAACCCGACGCTGCTGACAATGTCCCACTGGTCGCCGTCGGTCCGTGTCATGTGCCCGCCTCTTTGCCTGGGAGTAATTACCTAAGGCAACGATACGCGCGTTATCTAGATCACGTCGGGTAGCGCGCGGCACGCAAGGCTTCGTGCACGTCGCGGGGGTCGGTACCCAGATCCCAGCGGTTCAGCACGATCAGACGATCGCCGGATTCGATCTCCAGCAGCCGGGTGCGCCGGCCCAGGCGTCGGAACTCGGTCACTTTCACCGAGTCGACGGCGGCGCGTGGCAGGACGGTGTCGCGGGTCAGGCCTTGCATCTGCAGGCCTTCGTCGACGATCCGCAGTTTGGGGCGGCAGCGCCAGGACACCGCGGCGAAGATCAGCAGGCCGAGGGCTGCCAGCGAGGCCAGCAGCCGACCCGGTGCATCGGTGACGAACAACGCCGAGGCGACACCGAGGGCGATGCCTACGAGCGCCACGGCCACGATGCCGGCAGGTTTCGGGCCCCATTCGGCGGGGGCGGCAGCTGAGTTATCCACAGGCGTTATCCACAGTGGGGATAAATCACATCGTTGTGATTGGGTGTCTGACGGGTGGACTCGACGGAAACGGGTACCAACCAGATCGATGTGCCGCCTGCGCGAATAGCAGCGGATAGTGCCGACGGCAACAGGGGCTCCACCATGCTCTTTGTCAGCGCCACCGCATGGTCAGCAACAGCCCCGTGATCATGAAGGCAAAGGCGATGGCGTAGTTCCACGGCCCCAGATCGAGCATCCACGTGATGTGCTGTGCGGCGAGCTGGAACACCATGAGCCAGGCCAGGCCGATGAGCATGAGGGTGAGGAAGAACGCGACGAACCAGACGCTCGACGGGCCGGCTTTCACCTTGACCGGGGTACGGCTAACAGTGGTCGCGTTGAACGCTGACTTCTTACGGACCTTGGACTTGGGCATCGACTACCTCGGAAGCATCTCGGATATGGCGGCACGGCGAGTGGTCGTCGCGGCCGAGTAGTAATGGGTTCTTACGCAGGTTACAGCGCGGTGCTGCGACAATCTTCTGGTGACCGCCGATGAGCCGCTTGTGCGACCGCGTTCGGGCGCGCGCGGGGGCCTGCTCTGGCGGTTGGGCGTGCCCCTGGTGTGTGCGCTCGCCGGCTTCCTACTGGCCGCGACGCACACTGTCTCGGGTGGCAATGAGATCCGCCGCGGCGACTCGCCAGCGCCTCGACTCGTGGATCTGGTGCGTGAGACACAGAAGTCGGTCGACAGGCTGAGCGGCGCGCGCGACGGCCTGGCCAACGAGATGGCGGCCGCGCGAGAGCAGTCAGCCGGCGGCGACAGTCAGGTCGCGGCCGCGCTCGCCGAGACCGCACAGGTGGCCGATGCCGCAGGGGTGCGGCCCGTCACCGGACCGGGCTTGGTGGTGACGCTCACCGACGCCAAGCGTGACGCGTACGGACGCTTCCCCAGGGATGCCTCGCCTGACGACCTGGTGGTGCATCAGCAGGACGTGGAGGGCGTACTCAACGCCTTGTGGAGCGCAGGCGCCGAAGCCATCCAGATGCAGGATGACCAGCGCCTGGTGGCGAGCTCGGTGCCCCGGTGTGTGGGCAACACCCTGTTGTTGCACGGCCGCACCTACAGCCCGCCCTACGTGATCACGGCGATCGGCGATGCCGATGCCATGCAAGCGGCCCTCGACGCGGCCCCGCTGGTAATCCTGTACCGGCAGTATGTCGCGCGATTTGGCTTGGGATACACGGTGACTCGTGGCCATCACCTCGAGGTGGCCGGATACCGTGACGCGGTCGGTCCCGGGCGCGCGGTGCCGCTAGAGGGTCACTGAGCGCTCGCCGGTAAACCGGCTGGGAAACCGCTGGCGCGGGTCCGTACCCTTGACCTGTGCGCATCCTGGTCGTCGACAACTACGACAGCTTCGTGTTCAACCTGGTCCAGTACCTGGGCCAGCTCGGCGTGGACGCGACAGTGTGGCGCAACGACGACGCGCGGCTGGCCGACACCGACGCGGTGGCCGCCGATTTCGACGGCGTACTGATCAGTCCTGGCCCGGGCACACCAGAGAGCGCGGGCGCGTCCATCGCCATGGTGCATTCATGCGCCAAGACGGG
Coding sequences within:
- a CDS encoding SAM-dependent methyltransferase, whose amino-acid sequence is MDSLRFIEQVRAAGEAGDPLDGQKKSTVSTPSHKLQFDLFYAALRALESRRGHPLIDDPLSALLVNAANEPLSTALLAAGFPDTATEDGGRMFMLLSAAGLMARYGDDFLLTEIRAGARQVVLFATGLDTRVYRLDWPDGTTVYEVDYPHTLEFGSGVLKEHGAVARVTHRQVPAASMTHPWGEDMCAAGFDPDQPTAWLISPAIIAGLAGSDQDVLFERIIEMSAPGSVVNCDADNFVPSVDRWDAAVEPLAPEQVKAANIWMLTYPDARMRPGEWLAGHGWNTSTTTIAQIAAHYGRPYDPELLVQHTNLQFLTARLP
- a CDS encoding class I SAM-dependent methyltransferase; this translates as MTRTDGDQWDIVSSVGFTALMVSSFRALETTRSEPLIRDDYARAFVEASGEPRLTEALAAGRPESEWDTATVYLVNHLAVRTKYFDEFFSAATDSGIRQVVILAAGLDSRVYRLPWPDGTVVYELDQPKVLEFKDHVLRAENAAPLADRREVAVDLRDDWISALQTAGFDAAKPTAWLAEGLLAYLPGAAQDALFENITAHSAPGSFLATEWRRQLATAGQWQDAVNKLKPEFIKDLSIGSLIYDDERKDPIEWLREHGWHVDTANRLEQAAAYGRPAPSEHSDVTSLWSDAYFITATR
- the crgA gene encoding cell division protein CrgA; this translates as MPKSKVRKKSAFNATTVSRTPVKVKAGPSSVWFVAFFLTLMLIGLAWLMVFQLAAQHITWMLDLGPWNYAIAFAFMITGLLLTMRWR
- a CDS encoding PH domain-containing protein; this encodes MDNSAAAPAEWGPKPAGIVAVALVGIALGVASALFVTDAPGRLLASLAALGLLIFAAVSWRCRPKLRIVDEGLQMQGLTRDTVLPRAAVDSVKVTEFRRLGRRTRLLEIESGDRLIVLNRWDLGTDPRDVHEALRAARYPT
- a CDS encoding DUF881 domain-containing protein; its protein translation is MPLVCALAGFLLAATHTVSGGNEIRRGDSPAPRLVDLVRETQKSVDRLSGARDGLANEMAAAREQSAGGDSQVAAALAETAQVADAAGVRPVTGPGLVVTLTDAKRDAYGRFPRDASPDDLVVHQQDVEGVLNALWSAGAEAIQMQDDQRLVASSVPRCVGNTLLLHGRTYSPPYVITAIGDADAMQAALDAAPLVILYRQYVARFGLGYTVTRGHHLEVAGYRDAVGPGRAVPLEGH